One segment of Onychomys torridus chromosome 3, mOncTor1.1, whole genome shotgun sequence DNA contains the following:
- the Lsm8 gene encoding LSM8 homolog, U6 small nuclear RNA associated encodes MTSALENYINRTVAVITSDGRMIVGTLKGFDQTINLILDESHERVFSSSQGVEQVVLGLYIVRGDNVAVIGEIDEETDSALDLGNIRAEPLNSVAH; translated from the exons GAACAGTTGCTGTTATCACTTCTGATGGGAGAATGATTGTG GGAACACTAAAAGGTTTTGACCAGACCATTAATTTGATTTTGGATGAAAGCCACGAGAGGGTGTTCAGCTCTTCACAAGGAGTAGAACAAGTCGTATTAGGATTATACATCGTGAGAGGTGACAATGT GGCCGTCATTGGAGAAATTGATGAAGAGACAGACTCTGCACTCGACTTGGGGAACATCCGAGCAGAGCCTCTGAACTCTGTAGCACACTGA